In Mycolicibacterium phocaicum, one DNA window encodes the following:
- the pcrA gene encoding DNA helicase PcrA — protein sequence MTSTAPDIDQLLEGLNPQQRAAVLHEGSPLLIVAGAGSGKTAVLTRRIAYLLANRDVGVGQILAITFTNKAAAEMRERVVQLIGPRAKSMWVSTFHSTCVRILRNQASLLPGLNSNFSIYDADDSRRLLMMVGKDLNLDVKRYSPRMLATAISNLKNELIDPLQAASEASEADEDLPKIVAEVYGEYQRRLRAANAMDFDDLIGETVAVLQGFPQIAQYYRRRFRHILVDEYQDTNHAQYVLVRELVGHHAPEGADDVPPAELCVVGDADQSIYAFRGATIRNIEDFERDFPNAKTILLEQNYRSTQNILSAANGVISRNAGRRDKKLWTDAGEGELIVGYVADNEHDEARFIAEEIDTLTTKGSGIDTKFSYGDVAVFYRTNNSSRSVEDIFIRAGIPYKVVGGMRFYERKEIRDIVAYLRVLDNPGDAVSLRRILNTPRRGIGDRAEACVAVYAENTGASFSDALQAAAEGRVPMLNSRSEKAIASFVELMDSLRGGLDGELGDLVETVLDRTGYRRELEASSDPQDQARLDNLNELVSVAHEFSTDLANAQALQEEELDEDVPDTGALAAFLERVSLVADADEIPEDGDGVVTMMTLHTAKGLEFPVVFVTGWEDGMFPHMRALGDPTELSEERRLAYVGITRARQRLYLSRAKVRSSWGQPMLNPESRFLQEIPQELIDWRRVEPPPSLSAPSRYGSGGSGGGLGGGRPSPMRPAPNRNKPLVVLSPGDRVTHDKYGLGRVEEVSGVGESAMSLIDFGSSGRVKLMHNHAPVQKL from the coding sequence ATGACGAGCACAGCCCCCGACATCGATCAGCTTCTCGAAGGCCTCAACCCGCAGCAGCGTGCAGCTGTGCTGCACGAAGGTTCGCCGCTGCTGATCGTGGCCGGCGCGGGCTCGGGCAAGACCGCGGTCCTGACCCGGCGCATCGCCTACCTGCTGGCCAACCGCGACGTCGGCGTCGGTCAGATCCTGGCCATCACGTTCACCAACAAGGCCGCCGCCGAGATGCGTGAGCGCGTCGTCCAGCTGATCGGTCCGCGGGCCAAGTCCATGTGGGTGTCGACGTTCCACTCAACCTGCGTCCGCATCCTGCGCAACCAGGCCTCGCTGCTGCCCGGACTGAACTCCAACTTCTCGATCTACGACGCCGACGACTCGCGCCGGCTGCTGATGATGGTCGGCAAGGATCTCAACCTCGACGTCAAGCGGTACTCGCCGCGCATGCTGGCGACCGCGATCTCGAACCTGAAGAACGAACTGATCGATCCGCTGCAGGCGGCCTCGGAGGCGTCCGAGGCCGACGAGGACCTGCCGAAGATCGTCGCCGAGGTGTACGGCGAATACCAGCGCCGGCTGCGGGCCGCGAACGCCATGGACTTCGACGACCTGATCGGCGAGACCGTCGCTGTGCTGCAAGGCTTTCCGCAGATCGCGCAGTACTACCGGCGGCGCTTCCGGCACATCCTGGTCGACGAGTACCAGGACACCAACCACGCTCAGTACGTCCTGGTGCGCGAACTCGTCGGACACCACGCGCCCGAAGGCGCCGACGACGTCCCACCCGCCGAGCTGTGCGTCGTCGGTGACGCCGACCAGTCCATCTACGCGTTCCGCGGCGCGACCATCCGCAACATCGAGGATTTCGAGCGCGACTTCCCGAATGCGAAAACCATTCTGCTGGAACAGAATTATCGTTCGACGCAGAACATCCTGTCGGCCGCCAACGGCGTCATCAGCCGCAACGCCGGGCGCCGCGACAAGAAGCTGTGGACCGACGCGGGCGAGGGTGAGCTGATCGTCGGCTACGTCGCCGACAACGAGCACGACGAGGCGCGGTTCATCGCCGAGGAGATCGACACGCTGACCACCAAGGGCAGCGGGATCGACACGAAATTCAGTTACGGCGACGTCGCGGTGTTCTACCGCACCAACAACTCGTCACGGTCGGTGGAAGACATCTTCATCCGGGCCGGTATCCCGTACAAAGTTGTTGGGGGCATGCGCTTCTACGAGCGCAAGGAGATTCGCGACATCGTCGCGTACCTGCGGGTGCTGGACAACCCGGGCGACGCGGTAAGCCTGCGGCGCATTCTCAACACCCCCCGCCGGGGTATCGGCGACCGCGCTGAAGCATGCGTCGCCGTATACGCCGAGAACACCGGCGCCAGCTTCAGTGACGCGTTGCAGGCCGCAGCCGAGGGGCGGGTGCCGATGCTGAACTCCCGCTCGGAGAAGGCGATCGCCAGCTTCGTCGAGCTCATGGACAGCCTGCGCGGCGGGCTCGACGGTGAATTGGGCGACCTGGTCGAGACGGTGCTGGACCGCACCGGCTACCGCCGCGAGCTGGAAGCGTCCAGTGACCCGCAGGACCAGGCGCGGTTGGACAACCTGAACGAATTGGTCAGCGTCGCACACGAATTCAGCACCGACCTGGCCAACGCGCAGGCGTTGCAGGAAGAGGAACTGGATGAGGACGTGCCCGACACCGGGGCGCTGGCCGCGTTCCTGGAGCGGGTCTCGCTGGTCGCCGACGCCGACGAAATCCCCGAAGACGGCGACGGCGTCGTCACCATGATGACGCTGCACACCGCCAAGGGTCTCGAATTCCCCGTGGTGTTCGTGACCGGCTGGGAGGACGGCATGTTTCCGCACATGCGCGCGCTCGGCGATCCCACCGAACTGTCCGAGGAACGCCGGCTGGCGTACGTCGGCATCACCCGGGCCCGGCAGCGGCTGTACCTGAGCCGCGCCAAGGTGCGGTCGTCGTGGGGGCAGCCCATGCTCAACCCGGAATCGCGTTTCCTGCAGGAGATTCCGCAAGAGCTGATCGACTGGCGCCGGGTCGAGCCGCCACCGTCGTTGTCGGCGCCCAGCCGCTACGGATCCGGCGGATCGGGTGGTGGCCTCGGTGGTGGACGGCCGTCGCCCATGCGGCCGGCGCCGAACCGCAACAAGCCACTGGTGGTGCTCTCGCCGGGTGACCGCGTCACGCACGACAAGTACGGGCTGGGGCGCGTCGAGGAGGTCAGCGGCGTCGGTGAATCGGCCATGTCGCTCATCGACTTCGGCAGCTCCGGCCGGGTCAAGCTGATGCACAACCACGCGCCGGTGCAGAAGCTCTAG
- a CDS encoding SDR family oxidoreductase codes for MTRQKILITGASSGLGAGMARQFAAKGRDLALCARRLDNLEQLKAELTAQYPGVNVAIAALDVNDHDQVPKVFDELSDALGGIDCVIVNAGIGKGYPLGGGKLWANKATIETNLVAALVQIETALEMFKAAGRGHLVLVSSVLGNVGVPGHKAAYAASKAGVTSLGESLRAEYPSGPIKVTVLEPGYIESEMTAKSNSTMLMVDNETGVKAMVDAIEKEKGRAVVPGWPWWPLVEVMKLMPPRFTKYFA; via the coding sequence ATGACTCGGCAGAAAATTCTCATCACCGGCGCGAGCTCGGGCCTGGGCGCCGGTATGGCCCGGCAGTTCGCCGCCAAGGGCCGCGACCTGGCCCTGTGTGCCCGCCGGCTGGACAACCTCGAACAACTCAAGGCCGAGTTGACGGCGCAGTACCCCGGGGTGAACGTGGCCATCGCCGCGCTCGACGTCAACGACCACGACCAGGTGCCCAAGGTCTTCGATGAGCTGTCCGACGCGCTCGGCGGTATCGACTGCGTCATCGTCAACGCCGGCATCGGCAAGGGCTACCCGCTCGGTGGCGGCAAATTGTGGGCCAACAAGGCGACCATCGAGACGAATCTCGTTGCGGCGCTGGTACAGATCGAGACGGCGCTGGAGATGTTCAAGGCTGCGGGCCGGGGCCACCTGGTCCTGGTGTCGTCGGTGCTCGGCAACGTCGGCGTGCCCGGGCACAAGGCGGCCTACGCCGCGAGCAAGGCCGGCGTCACGTCGCTGGGTGAGTCGCTGCGTGCCGAATACCCGTCCGGTCCGATCAAGGTCACCGTTCTGGAGCCCGGCTACATCGAGTCCGAGATGACCGCCAAATCCAACTCCACCATGCTCATGGTCGACAACGAGACCGGTGTGAAGGCCATGGTCGACGCCATCGAGAAGGAGAAGGGTCGCGCCGTCGTCCCCGGCTGGCCGTGGTGGCCCTTGGTCGAGGTGATGAAGTTGATGCCGCCGCGCTTCACCAAGTACTTCGCGTAG
- a CDS encoding chorismate mutase, giving the protein MTPESTNSEETMSTETELPNIDELRLEIDELDATILAAVARRTEVSKMIGKARMASGGTRLVHSREMKVIERYSELGPEGKDLAMLLLRLGRGRLGH; this is encoded by the coding sequence ATGACACCAGAATCCACCAACAGCGAGGAAACCATGTCGACCGAAACTGAACTCCCCAACATCGACGAGCTCCGCCTGGAGATCGACGAGCTCGACGCCACCATCCTGGCGGCCGTCGCCCGTCGGACCGAGGTCTCCAAGATGATCGGCAAGGCCCGGATGGCCTCCGGCGGCACCCGGCTGGTGCACAGCCGCGAGATGAAGGTCATCGAGCGCTACAGCGAGCTGGGCCCCGAGGGCAAAGACCTCGCGATGCTGCTGCTGCGCCTGGGCCGCGGCCGCCTCGGCCACTGA
- a CDS encoding NAD-dependent succinate-semialdehyde dehydrogenase has product MDIAALLSSVPTGLWIGGEERAGQSTFEVLNPATEGVIAHVADATPQDGIAALDAAAAVEKEWAATPARERGEILRSVFETITARAEDVATLMTLEMGKVLAESRGEVKYGAEFFRWFAEEAVRIGGRYTPSPAGTGRIVVTKSPVGPCYAVTPWNFPLAMGTRKIGPALAAGCTMLVKPAAETPLTMLLLAKLMADAGLPKGVLSVLPTTSPGELTAALLNDGRLRKLTFTGSTGVGRALVQQGGEKLLRMSMELGGNAPFVVFDDADIDAAVDGAILAKMRNGGEACTAANRFHVANSVREVFTTKLVQRMSEFTLGNGLDENATLGPLINAKQVGTVTELVSDAVSRGATVAVGGTAPGGPGYFYPATVLADVPADARILKEEVFGPVAPVTGFDTEDEAIAAANHTEYGLAAYIYTQSLDRALRVSEALESGMVGVNRGVISDPAAPFGGVKSSGFGREGGTEGIEEYLDTKYIALTS; this is encoded by the coding sequence ATGGACATCGCCGCGCTGTTGTCGTCTGTCCCAACTGGCCTCTGGATCGGCGGTGAGGAGCGCGCCGGTCAATCCACATTCGAAGTGCTCAACCCGGCCACCGAGGGCGTCATCGCCCACGTCGCCGACGCCACCCCGCAGGACGGCATCGCCGCACTCGACGCCGCGGCGGCCGTCGAAAAGGAATGGGCGGCAACCCCCGCGCGTGAGCGCGGCGAGATCCTGCGATCGGTGTTCGAGACCATCACCGCCCGCGCCGAGGACGTGGCCACGTTGATGACGCTCGAGATGGGCAAGGTGCTGGCCGAGAGTCGGGGCGAAGTGAAATACGGCGCCGAGTTCTTCCGCTGGTTCGCCGAAGAGGCCGTCCGCATCGGCGGCCGCTACACCCCGAGCCCGGCCGGTACCGGGCGCATCGTCGTCACCAAGTCGCCCGTCGGCCCGTGCTACGCGGTGACACCGTGGAACTTCCCGCTGGCCATGGGGACCCGCAAGATCGGCCCGGCCCTGGCCGCCGGCTGCACCATGCTGGTCAAGCCCGCTGCCGAAACCCCGCTGACCATGTTGCTGCTCGCCAAGCTGATGGCCGACGCCGGCCTGCCCAAGGGCGTGCTGTCCGTGCTGCCGACCACCAGCCCGGGCGAACTGACCGCCGCCCTGCTGAACGACGGTCGGCTGCGGAAGCTGACCTTCACCGGGTCGACGGGCGTCGGCCGGGCGCTGGTGCAGCAGGGCGGGGAGAAGCTGCTGCGCATGTCGATGGAGCTCGGTGGCAACGCACCGTTCGTGGTGTTCGACGACGCCGACATCGACGCCGCGGTCGACGGCGCGATCCTGGCCAAGATGCGCAACGGCGGCGAGGCCTGCACCGCGGCCAACCGCTTCCACGTCGCCAACTCGGTCCGCGAGGTGTTCACCACCAAGCTGGTGCAGCGGATGAGCGAGTTCACGCTCGGCAACGGGCTCGACGAGAACGCGACGCTGGGCCCGCTGATCAACGCCAAACAGGTCGGCACCGTGACCGAACTGGTGTCCGACGCGGTGTCGCGCGGCGCGACCGTGGCCGTCGGCGGCACCGCACCGGGCGGCCCGGGCTACTTCTATCCCGCGACGGTCCTGGCGGATGTGCCTGCCGATGCCCGCATCCTCAAGGAAGAGGTGTTCGGGCCCGTCGCTCCGGTGACGGGTTTCGATACCGAGGACGAGGCGATCGCGGCCGCCAACCACACCGAGTACGGCCTGGCGGCGTACATCTACACGCAGTCGCTGGATCGGGCACTGCGGGTGTCCGAGGCGCTGGAGTCGGGCATGGTCGGCGTGAACCGGGGCGTCATCTCGGACCCGGCGGCGCCGTTCGGCGGGGTGAAGTCGTCAGGCTTCGGCCGCGAAGGCGGCACCGAAGGCATCGAGGAGTACCTCGACACCAAGTACATCGCCCTGACCTCCTGA
- the pgi gene encoding glucose-6-phosphate isomerase, with translation MADHSPAADISTTSAWEALTAHHAAVEATTLRELFADDPDRGRELTLTVGDLYIDYSKHRVTRETLALLLDLARAAGLEQRRDAMFAGEHINTSEDRAVLHTALRLPRGASLVVDGQDVVADVHSVLDEMGTFTDRLRSGEWTGATGKRITTVVNIGIGGSDLGPVMVDQALRHYADAGISARFVSNVDPADLVAKLDGLDPATTLFIVASKTFSTLETLTNATAARRWLVAALGDDAVAKHFVAVSTNAKLVSEFGIDTANMFGFWDWVGGRYSVDSAIGLSVMAVIGKERFGEFLAGFHLVDEHFRTAPLEANAPALLGLIGLWYSDFFGAQARAVLPYSNDMARFAAYLQQLTMESNGKSVRADGTPVSTDTGEIFWGEPGTNGQHAFYQLLHQGTRLVPADFIGFSEPTDDLPTADGTGSMHDLLMSNFFAQTQVLAFGKTADEIAAEGTPADVVPHKVMPGNRPTTSILATKLTPSVVGQLIALYEHQVFTEGVIWGIDSFDQWGVELGKTQAKALLPVITSEAAPAPQSDSSTDALVRRYRAERGRVS, from the coding sequence ATGGCTGATCACTCTCCCGCTGCCGACATCTCGACCACCTCAGCCTGGGAGGCGCTCACCGCGCACCACGCCGCGGTCGAGGCGACCACGCTGCGCGAGCTGTTTGCCGACGACCCGGACCGCGGCCGCGAGCTGACGCTGACCGTCGGCGACCTGTACATCGACTACAGCAAGCACCGGGTGACCAGGGAAACCCTTGCGCTGCTGCTCGATCTGGCCCGGGCGGCCGGGCTAGAGCAGCGGCGCGACGCGATGTTCGCCGGCGAGCACATCAACACCTCCGAGGACCGCGCGGTGCTGCACACCGCGCTGCGGCTGCCCCGCGGGGCGTCGTTGGTGGTCGACGGCCAGGACGTCGTCGCCGACGTGCACTCGGTGCTCGACGAGATGGGCACCTTCACCGATCGGCTGCGCAGCGGCGAGTGGACCGGGGCGACCGGCAAGCGCATCACGACCGTCGTCAACATCGGTATCGGCGGTTCCGACCTGGGGCCGGTGATGGTCGATCAGGCCCTGCGCCACTACGCCGATGCCGGTATCTCGGCCCGGTTCGTATCGAACGTCGATCCGGCCGACCTGGTGGCCAAGCTCGACGGACTCGACCCTGCCACAACGCTTTTCATCGTCGCCTCCAAGACGTTCTCGACGTTGGAGACGCTGACGAACGCCACCGCCGCCCGCCGCTGGCTCGTCGCCGCACTCGGTGATGACGCTGTCGCCAAGCACTTCGTCGCGGTGTCGACCAACGCAAAGCTGGTGTCCGAGTTCGGCATTGACACCGCGAACATGTTCGGTTTCTGGGACTGGGTCGGCGGCCGCTACTCGGTGGACAGCGCCATCGGGCTCTCCGTGATGGCCGTGATCGGCAAGGAGCGGTTCGGCGAGTTCCTGGCCGGCTTCCACCTGGTCGATGAGCACTTCCGCACCGCACCGCTGGAGGCGAATGCGCCGGCGCTGCTTGGCCTCATCGGCCTCTGGTACTCGGATTTCTTTGGCGCACAAGCACGTGCGGTGCTCCCCTACTCCAACGACATGGCCCGCTTCGCCGCCTACCTGCAGCAGCTGACCATGGAGTCCAACGGCAAGTCGGTGCGTGCCGACGGCACCCCGGTGAGCACCGACACCGGCGAGATCTTCTGGGGCGAACCGGGCACCAACGGCCAGCACGCCTTCTACCAGCTGCTGCACCAGGGCACGCGGCTGGTGCCGGCCGACTTCATCGGTTTCAGCGAGCCGACCGACGACCTGCCCACCGCCGACGGCACCGGCAGCATGCACGACCTGCTGATGAGCAACTTCTTCGCCCAGACGCAGGTGCTCGCCTTCGGCAAGACCGCAGACGAGATTGCCGCCGAGGGCACCCCGGCTGACGTCGTCCCGCACAAGGTGATGCCCGGAAACCGGCCCACCACTTCGATTTTGGCGACCAAGCTGACGCCGTCGGTGGTTGGCCAGCTGATCGCCCTGTACGAGCACCAGGTCTTCACCGAGGGCGTCATCTGGGGCATCGACTCGTTCGATCAGTGGGGCGTCGAACTGGGCAAGACCCAGGCCAAGGCCCTGCTGCCGGTCATCACGTCCGAGGCCGCGCCGGCCCCGCAGTCCGACAGCTCGACCGACGCCCTCGTGCGTCGCTACCGAGCGGAGCGCGGCCGCGTTTCCTGA
- a CDS encoding Fpg/Nei family DNA glycosylase, which produces MPELPEVEALADHLRRHAVGLPVGRVDVSALSVLKTFDPPPTALYDKEVTGANRWGKYLGLQVGDLHLITHLSRAGWLRWSEKLAAAPLKPGKGPIALRVHLGKPGEAPGFDLTEAGTQKRLAVWLVNDPLAVPQIATLGPDALSLGPAELGAVLAGNTGRIKNVITDQRTIAGIGNAYSDEILHVAKLSPFATAGKLTAEQLATLHDAMISVLTDAVTRSVGQGAATLKGEKRSGLRVHARTGLPCPVCGDTVREVSFADKSFQYCATCQTGGKVLADRRMSKLLK; this is translated from the coding sequence ATGCCGGAACTTCCCGAGGTCGAGGCGCTCGCCGATCACCTGCGTCGTCATGCGGTCGGACTGCCGGTGGGCCGTGTCGACGTCTCCGCTCTGTCCGTGCTCAAGACCTTCGACCCGCCGCCCACGGCGTTGTACGACAAGGAAGTGACGGGCGCCAACCGCTGGGGCAAGTACCTCGGACTGCAGGTGGGCGATCTGCACCTGATCACCCACCTGTCCCGGGCGGGGTGGCTGCGCTGGTCGGAGAAGCTGGCGGCCGCACCGCTGAAGCCGGGTAAGGGGCCGATCGCGCTGCGGGTGCATCTCGGAAAGCCAGGTGAGGCACCGGGTTTCGACCTCACCGAAGCGGGAACGCAGAAGCGGCTGGCGGTCTGGCTGGTGAACGATCCGCTGGCCGTGCCGCAGATCGCCACGTTGGGACCCGACGCGCTGTCGCTCGGCCCGGCGGAACTCGGCGCGGTGCTGGCCGGGAACACCGGGCGGATCAAGAACGTCATCACCGACCAACGGACCATCGCCGGAATCGGCAACGCCTACAGCGACGAGATCCTGCATGTGGCCAAGCTGTCGCCGTTCGCGACCGCGGGCAAGCTGACCGCGGAACAGTTGGCGACCTTGCATGACGCGATGATCTCGGTGCTCACCGATGCCGTGACCCGAAGTGTCGGACAAGGAGCGGCAACCCTCAAGGGGGAGAAGCGCTCTGGGCTCCGGGTCCATGCCCGCACCGGATTACCGTGCCCGGTCTGCGGCGACACCGTCCGTGAGGTGTCCTTCGCGGACAAGTCTTTTCAGTACTGCGCGACGTGCCAGACCGGTGGCAAGGTGCTGGCCGACCGGCGCATGTCGAAGCTGCTCAAGTGA
- a CDS encoding chorismate mutase, translating into MKLAALLIAVVGLTSAPLAHADDDPLLRLVDTAAQRLQTADPVAAVKWLKGGSIEDPARVDQVLTAVGAQATASGADPAFVQKVFTDQIHATEGIEYLRFSQWKFDPATAPTTAPDLSESRTAIDGFNRTMVAELAAQQGLLHGPGCAAAVDAARAQVVTNQHLDALYQQALTAATRNYCN; encoded by the coding sequence ATGAAGCTCGCCGCCCTGTTGATCGCCGTCGTGGGCCTGACGTCAGCGCCTCTCGCACACGCCGACGACGATCCGCTGCTCCGCTTGGTCGACACCGCGGCCCAACGGCTGCAGACCGCCGATCCGGTGGCCGCGGTCAAGTGGCTCAAGGGCGGCTCGATCGAGGATCCGGCGCGGGTCGATCAGGTGCTGACAGCGGTCGGCGCCCAGGCCACAGCGTCAGGCGCCGACCCAGCGTTCGTGCAGAAGGTGTTCACCGACCAGATTCACGCCACCGAGGGCATCGAGTACCTGCGGTTCAGCCAGTGGAAGTTCGATCCGGCGACGGCTCCCACGACGGCGCCTGACCTGTCCGAATCACGCACGGCGATAGACGGTTTCAATCGCACCATGGTCGCCGAGCTGGCGGCACAACAGGGCCTCCTGCACGGCCCGGGGTGCGCGGCCGCGGTCGATGCCGCCCGAGCACAGGTAGTGACGAACCAGCACCTCGACGCGCTGTACCAGCAGGCGCTCACAGCGGCGACCAGGAATTACTGCAACTGA